TTGCAGAAGAGGACGACTCTTGCGCATTAGCTGCTACAGCGAAAGCAGTCGCTAGCGATAAAGCTACTGTTTTCTTCATTGTAGAATAATTCATAATCATTTTTTAAAGGTTAAACAATTTTAATTGTAAATTTTGTCAAAAATATATTTTAAGTTTGACATGAGCAAATAATCAAATTTCATTCCAAAAATTTATTTATACATTTTTTTTAAAAAAGTTTTTTGAGCAGGGTTTTGTAAATTAGTACCATGAAATATGAAACACTAAATTCAGAACTATTCATTATAAACCGACAGAAGTTTGCTAAAAAACTAAAAGCCAATAGCATAGCAATATTTAACTCAAATGATGAGTTCCCTAGAAGTGGTGATCAAAACTTCAATTTTAAGCAAAATCCAGATTTTTTTTATTTATCAGGAATCGATCAGGAGCAGTCAATTCTAATTATTTTCCCAGATTCCCCAAATCCATTGTATAAAGAAGTCCTGTTTTTAAGACAGACGAATGAACATATTGCGATTTGGGAAGGACATAAATACACAAAAGAGGAAGCAAAAAAGGTCTCCGGGATACACAATATTTATTGGTTGGAAGATTTTTGGAATATTTTACCTTCTTTAATGAATTATGCAGACTATGTATATCTTAACACAAATGAAAATGATAGGTATGCGCATACAGTTCCATATAAGGATATCCGATTCATAGAAGAAATCCGATCGAAATATCCTTTGCACAAATTAGAAAGGTCTTCTTTAATTATGCGGGAGCTGAGACCTGTAAAATCTGTCCTGGAAGTTGAATACACAAAAAAAGCCTGTCAAATAACACGTGACGCGTTTATCAGAGTTTTAAAATTTGTAAAGCCTGATGTAGCTGAGTATGAAATTGAGGCAGAAATTATACATGAATTTATTCGCCAAAGAGCAACAGGGCATGCTTATCCTCCCATTATTGCATCCGGTCGAAATGCGTGTGTATTGCATTACAATGACAATAACCAAATTTGTAAAGATGGCGATGTTATACTTTTCGATTTTGGTGCAGAATACGCTAATTACAATGCTGACCTAAGCAGGTCCATTCCTGCAAATGGTCGTTTTACACAACGTCAAAAAGATGTTTATAATTCAGTACTCCACGTTATGAAAGAAGCGAAAAAGATGCTTGTTTCCAGCACCATTTGGAACGAATACCATGAAGAAGTGGGAAAAATCATGACGGCAGAACTCATAAAACTTGGCTTACTGGACAAGCATGATGTTGCGAAACAAAACCCGGCCGTTCCCGCTTATAAAAAATATTTTATGCATGGAAACTCTCATCATTTAGGTTTGGATGTACACGATATCAGTAACCGATACGAACCTTTCAGAGAAGGGAATATTTTAACCAATGAACCTGGAATTTATATTCTGGAGGAAAATCTTGGTATCAGACTGGAAAACAACATCCTAATTACGCGAGATGGCAATATTGACTTAATGGCTGATATCCCGTTAGAAGCCGAAGAGATTGAGGAAATAATGAACTCTTAAATAAATTTTGACTTAAACCTGTAAAATAACATGGATAATTTTGCAGGTTTTACTTTCGTTTAGAATTGTATATTTGCAGCGGCAAAAAACATTAACCATTGGCTGTAGCGTTATCTTAATTTTTCCCGAATATATGTTAGTATATAGGTTAAAAATTTAGAAATATCAAAACCATTAATGAAGAGCATTTCGGTAATCATTCCCAACTATAACGGCAGAGAATTACTTTCGGAAATACTTCCGTATACAGAGAAAGCTTTGGAAACAATACCTGAACACGAGATTATAATCGTTGATGACTGTTCTTCTGATGACTCGGTTACTTTTATACAGCAAAATCACCCGCATATCCTTTTATTACAAAACGAAAAAAACAGCGGATTCTCTTCCACTGTGAATAGGGGACTAAAAGCCGCTAGTAAAGATTTAGTTTTTATTCTGAATAGCGACGCTAAAATCTTTCCAGATTATTTCATTCATCAGCTGCCTTATTTTGATTCCGATGAAACATTTGGTGTGAATGGTATGATTATTAACTGGGATAACGATGAAAAACAATCCGGCGGAAAACTTCTTCGTTTTAACGCTCTCAAAATAATTAGCAATATAAATTACTATTTAACCGCTGCCGATGAACACGTTTGGTATAAGACAATGTTTTTATCGGGAACAAATATATTATTAGACAGAAAAAAAGCATTACAAATAAACGGACTCGATGAGTTATTCGATCCATTTTACGTAGAAGATATAGAACTTTCGCTTCGGGCGTTAAGAATGGGCTGGAAACTTTATTATGAGCCAAAGTCTATTTGCAGGCATCATATTTCCAAAACCATTCAATCTTATCACAAACGAAACTTTATCCAGTATCTGAATATCAGAAACAAATTCTTTATGCATTGCATACATTTATCTGTTCCTCAGTTAATCGGATGGTTCTTTTTAACGATTACAACTTCATTTCTACGTATTTTTATAGGCAATGTAAACTATTTAAAGGCATTTTTTGCTTTTATGAAAAATTACAAAGGGGTTATCAAATCTCGTAACTCTTTTCATAATATTGCGAACAGTTTTCTGGGTAAAAACAATTTAAGGCCGACTAAAGCTGTTTTAAAAGAGCTTTCAGAAGAAATTGCTCAATATCCTATAAAAAAAGAATTTTATTAGGATAATCTTGTTATTATTTTGGTTCGTAATTTAAAACGACAGGGTATTTATCTCAAATAACATTCAAAACT
This genomic interval from Pseudopedobacter saltans DSM 12145 contains the following:
- a CDS encoding aminopeptidase P family protein; translated protein: MKYETLNSELFIINRQKFAKKLKANSIAIFNSNDEFPRSGDQNFNFKQNPDFFYLSGIDQEQSILIIFPDSPNPLYKEVLFLRQTNEHIAIWEGHKYTKEEAKKVSGIHNIYWLEDFWNILPSLMNYADYVYLNTNENDRYAHTVPYKDIRFIEEIRSKYPLHKLERSSLIMRELRPVKSVLEVEYTKKACQITRDAFIRVLKFVKPDVAEYEIEAEIIHEFIRQRATGHAYPPIIASGRNACVLHYNDNNQICKDGDVILFDFGAEYANYNADLSRSIPANGRFTQRQKDVYNSVLHVMKEAKKMLVSSTIWNEYHEEVGKIMTAELIKLGLLDKHDVAKQNPAVPAYKKYFMHGNSHHLGLDVHDISNRYEPFREGNILTNEPGIYILEENLGIRLENNILITRDGNIDLMADIPLEAEEIEEIMNS
- a CDS encoding glycosyltransferase family 2 protein, with amino-acid sequence MKSISVIIPNYNGRELLSEILPYTEKALETIPEHEIIIVDDCSSDDSVTFIQQNHPHILLLQNEKNSGFSSTVNRGLKAASKDLVFILNSDAKIFPDYFIHQLPYFDSDETFGVNGMIINWDNDEKQSGGKLLRFNALKIISNINYYLTAADEHVWYKTMFLSGTNILLDRKKALQINGLDELFDPFYVEDIELSLRALRMGWKLYYEPKSICRHHISKTIQSYHKRNFIQYLNIRNKFFMHCIHLSVPQLIGWFFLTITTSFLRIFIGNVNYLKAFFAFMKNYKGVIKSRNSFHNIANSFLGKNNLRPTKAVLKELSEEIAQYPIKKEFY